In the Streptomyces sp. 3214.6 genome, GAGCGGCTGCTGCGGGCGGGCGGCAGGGTCGAGGAGCGCACGGTGACCGACCTGGCGCAGGCCGAGGCACCCGTCGTGGTCAACTGCGCGGGGCTGGCCGCCCGGGAACTGGCCGCGGACCCGTCGGTGCGGCCGGTGCGGGGGCAGCTCGTCGTCGTGGAGAACCCCGGCGTCGACACCTGGCTCGTCACCACGGCCCCGGACGGCGCGCTGGCCTACCTCCTCCCGCAGCCCGGGCGGCTGCTGCTGGGCGGCACGGCCGAGGACGACGCGTGGTCGCTGGAGCCGGACCCGAAGGTGGCAGAGGCGATCGTCCGGCGCTGTGCGGCGCTGCGGCCGGAGGTCGCCGGGGCGCGGATCCTCGGGCACCGGGTGGGGCTGCGGCCGGTTCGGCACGCGGTACGGCTGGAGCGGGCGGAGCTGCCGGACGGGCGGCCGGTGGTGCACCACTACGGGCACGGCGGGGCGGGTGTGACCGTGGCGTGGGGATGCGCGCAGGAGGCGGCCGAACTGGTGCTCTCGGCCGCCTCCTCCTGACCGGTCTCCGGGCCTACGGGATCCGCTGGGCGTTGCGCGGGGTCCTTACGCCGTCCAGGGCACCGGCGTCGGGCGTGACCGCTGTGGCCGCCGCCGCGGACGTGGCTCGGGCGAAGGCGTCGGCACCTCCTACGAACGGGACCCGCGCCGAGGTGCGGGACAGGTCCAGGGTGAGGGTCGGAGTGTCGGCGGGCGGGTCGATGAGGTCCTTGTCGGTGCCCGCG is a window encoding:
- a CDS encoding FAD-dependent oxidoreductase, with translation MDTRVNGDAIVVGGGVIGLSTAVVLAERGLRVRVWTRDPVERTTSAVAGALWWPYHIEPKVSARAWALRSLEIYEGLAERPEETGVRLVDGVLGEQEPARVEAWVAGRLTGLRPTTAREYGAGPGVRVRLPLIDMSMYLPWLRERLLRAGGRVEERTVTDLAQAEAPVVVNCAGLAARELAADPSVRPVRGQLVVVENPGVDTWLVTTAPDGALAYLLPQPGRLLLGGTAEDDAWSLEPDPKVAEAIVRRCAALRPEVAGARILGHRVGLRPVRHAVRLERAELPDGRPVVHHYGHGGAGVTVAWGCAQEAAELVLSAASS